The window CCAAAGTTCTTGATGCTGGCGACTTGCATCCAATAAAACAGCGGGGGTTTTTCAAAGTACTTAACGCCATTCAGCTTTGGAATAAGATAGTCTTGATCTACGATCATTTCTCGTGGAATTTCTGAGTAGCGCAACTCATCCGGCGCCGATAGATTTCGAGTGCCTAAAAATGCCCCAAAAAACAATGAGGTGATCAAGGTTAATAGTAAAATGTCTTTTAGCCACGAAGATCGGAACATGCGCAAATCATAAACATTGACGGTGCTCTATCTTAGCACCAAACTCGCCAGAGTGGGATAGTAAAAGGCAGAGTTTGAGAAAACTGCTTGCTCTTGAAAAACACCTTTTCATCTCCACATCTTCCATAGATTTATTTTAGCAGGAAAAACTCTATGGCAACTTTAGAAAAAATTAAACAACAAATCAGCGAAAACCCGATCATTTTGTACATGAAAGGATCTCCTGAGCAGCCTCAATGTGGTTTTTCAGCCCGCGCAGCCGGTATTTTAGATCAATGTGGCAAACCCTATGCCACCGTTGACATATTAGCTAATCCTGATATTCGTCAAGAGCTGCCAAAATACGCAAACTGGCCAACTTTCCCTCAGCTTTATATTAAAGGTGAACTTATTGGTGGAAGTGATATTATCGCTGAACTTTTTGAGCAAGGTGATTTGCAGCCGATGATCGATGCGGTAAACGAATAAACTGTAGCGGCGAGTGGCGCTCGCCCAAGAGAATTTCAAATAAAACTAGGAGTTAATTATGGTGATGTTAGTAGGAAGTAAAGCCCCAGGATTTAATGTTCCAGCAGTATTGGGCGATGGTCAAATTGTCGGTTCATATAATTTTCTTGAAGAAATTAAAGGCAAGTATGCTTTAGTATTCTTTTATCCTTTGGATTTCACTTTTGTTTGTCCTTCTGAATTGATTGCATTGGACCATCGTTTTGATGAATTCAAAAAACGTGGCGTAGAAGTGGTTGCGGTGTCAGTAGATTCGCAATTTACACATAATGCTTGGCGTAATACCCCAGTGAATAAAGGAGGTATTGGTCCAGTGCGTTATGTGATGGCGGCTGATGTTGGGCATAGTATTTGTCAGGCGTACGGCGTTGAGCATCCTGCGGCTAAAGTGGCTTTCAGAGGTGCGTTTGTGATTGATCGTGATGGCGTTGTGCGCGCACAAATAGTGAACGATTTACCGTTAGGAAGAAACATAGACGAATTGATACGCTTAGTGGATGCATTACAGTTCCATGAGGAGCATGGCGAAGTTTGCCCAGCGGGTTGGAAAAAGGGTGATGTTGGGATGAAGGCATCGATTGCAGGTGTTGCGCAGTATTTATCAGACGAAGCGGATAAATTGTAATTCACTTAATCGCGATAAGGAAAAAGAAGTATGAAAATAAAATCACTCGTTGCGATGATGAGTTTGGCAGGTGTGGCAAGTTCTGCGGCATGGGCAGAGGGTGTAACAACTCAACAAACACCTGAGACAACGAATAACAGTTTTTATCAATCGACAATCAAAGAACTTAATCAAGTCACGGATGAAGGCGACAAAACAGATTTAGGCTTGGATTGGACAAAGTATCTCAGTGTTAGCGGTGCTTTTTATACTGATGCGAAGGCGGGTGATCAAACCTACGATACTCAGGGTGAAAACACCAATCGCCTATCCGTAACTAATGCGCATGTGACGATTCAAGCAACGCCTAATACATGGTCCCAGTTTACCTTGGTGACCAATTATTCCGATGCAAGTAACTCGTACGGAGCGAATCCTGATGACGCTATTACTAGCGTTGGAATCAGCAACAATGCAGATTCATCCGATAATTCTGTTTATATTGATCAAGCGTATGCGACGTTCGGTGATGAAAGTCGCTACCCTGTTTTCGCTCAAGTCGGTAGACAGTACTTACCGTTTGGTCAATACGATGTGAATCCTGTAGTGAGATCTTTGAGCCAAGTATTAACAGAAACCAATGCGACAGATGCGCAAATAGGATTTGTGACTCCTGAGGGTTTATATGGCAGTAGCTATGTTTTCCAAAACCCTGTGTCTTCCGATGGTGATGCAGACGAAACCAAACCGTACAATGGCGGTGCGGTCCTAGGGTTCAAAAAATCAAATGAGGAAATGGTGTTTGATACTGGTGTTGGATATATGAATAATATGTCCGGAGTGGATGCTATTGCTAACTATATTGATCAGGATTTGGAATCCACTGGTTATGGTAGTGGTGTTGCAGCGTTAGCGCCTTATGCGTCTTTTCAGACCGGCCCTTTTGGCGTCAATGTTGATTACGTGACCGCTTTATCTTATTTTGATAAAGAAGTGCTGCCTTACCAAACGACCAGTGATAACGGCGCGAAACCTTCTGCTGTAGACAGCCAAGTCAGTTATGCGTTTAACGTAAAAGATATGGACCAAGTATTGTTTATCGGTTACCAAGTATCGAATCAAGCTTCGGCCTTAAACCTGCCTAAAAAACGTTACGATGTTGGATATAATATTTATCCATTGAAGAATGTGTTAGTGGGCTTAGAAGTTACCCGTGATACTAATTACAGTGCCAGTGATGGTAACATCGGTAATACTGCGGATGGTGAAGAGTATTACACTTACAACGCACGAGTTGGGGTTCAGTTCTAACATGTTGTAGGAGTAGGTTGAAAAGCCTGCTCCTACAAATTTTACCGCAGTTATTTTCAATGATTAGCAATTTAAGTTAATATTTTTTGTGTTACAGATTCACAGAAATGCTTTTGTTGCCTTTCTGCTGGGATAAGCAGTTTTCAGGAAAAAAGTTCCGTCCGGTTCTGTTACATAAGGAAAAAGATATACTTGAGCTAAACATCTAACATACATGATTTTTTGGCCAGGATATTTTTTTTGATTATGATGCGCTTCAATAGTTAATAAGTTTCCGTTGTTAAGCTCACTGATGATTTCTTCAAAGCCGATGCCGCGATTCGCAAGTAACAATGCGTTTTTCTCAAAATCATATCGAAACTTCATTATAGTGCGGTCGCTTCTTTGTGAAACAGTATGTTAAGGTAAGTCTGATAGGGGACTCCTAGCTTTGATGCTTTCAGCTTAATGGCTTCTAAATCAAATGGATTGACACGAATAGTGATTGATTGTTTTACCTTGGCGTGGTTTTTGGCTGCCTGCGTCAATAAATGTGCTTCATTTTTTAATTCCTTGGTATTAAGCGGAGAGCGCTTCTCAAAGTTCTCTTCTATGTCTTTTTCATAATCATCGAGTTTTATATTTTTCACGGAAATTCTCCAGATTTCTTTATACATGAATTAATGCTAATTATAAGTATTAACATTGTCAATACGAAAAAATAAATTTTTCAAAAGCAATTATTAATTATCTTGCAAAACAGCTCCGCGGTTTTTTCCGCATCATAAATCGCGGAATGAGCCTCTTTGGCATCAAAGGCGATCCCGGCTTTTTCCATAGCTTTGGCTAATACCGTTTGGCCGTAAGCGGCGGCAGAAAGCGTGGCTGTGTCAAAAGTGGTGAAGGCATGAAAAGGGACTTTTTTGATTTCACAGCGGGTTATCATGGCTTGTAGAAATCCCATATCAAATGCGGCATTATGCGCCACCATCACCGCGCGATTACAATGGTGCGCTTTTTGTTGCGCTTGAATTTGTTTAAATAAATCTTTGAGCACCTCACCTTCAGATTTAGCAAATCGAAATGGGTGATAAGGATCTATGCCTGTAAATTCCAGTGCCTTTGCATCTAAGGTTGAGCTTGGAAAAGGTTCAACGTGATAGGCATAGGTAGCATCGGGCACCAGCTGTTTTTGATCGTTATACGTTAATGTGACCGCAGCCAATTCTAAAACAGCACTTTTTTTATAATCAAATCCTGCCGTTTCAATATCAATAATGACGGGGAAAAAACCTCTAAAACGAGCAGACATGTTTTTAATGTCTGTGGACGCTGAACTCATTGTTTAATTCCTAGTGCCTGGCGTACGCTAACATCCATTGAGTAAAGGCAGCAAAAAGAAAAGGCACATAAATATATGTGCTAGATATTTCAAACCCAAAGCCTCTTAGAACAAGAATCGCACCGATTAGCACCAAAAAGCTCAGGCCAATCACTTTTAATTTAGGGTAACTATCGACAAGTTTACTTAATGCGTTGCTCGCAGTTAACATGAAAATAGTAGCAACCACAATGGCGGCGACCATGGCTACATATGACTGAGCCACACCAATGGCAGTGATGACATTGTCGATTGAAAAAACTATATCTACGAACATGATTTGCAGTATCACCAAGCTAAATTTAGCGTAATTTTTTCGTTTAGCTTCTGCTTTCATTGCGCGTAATTCGTGTATTTCAAGAAACGGATTGACAATCAAAAATGCGCCGCCTAAAACAAGTACAATATTGTTAACAGACACGGGAAATGCGCCTATATGAAACAACGGGGTGATCATAGTTGTTGCAAAAAATAAGATACTTAAAAACAAAAACCGCGAGAGCGCAGCGACAATAAGGCCCAGTTTTCTTGCTAAAGCCTGCTGTTCTTTTGGGAGTCTACTCGAAGCAGTAACGATAAAAATAATATTATCGGCGCTTAAAGTCATTTCAAGCAGAGTGAGTACTAATAAACTCATCCAAAAATCAAAGTGAAAAATAACATTCATAGTTAAGTCGCAACCAGTAGAATTTAAGATAAGACACATGTTACTTGAGTTTGAGGGAAAATTGTATAAAATTAAGTTATCAGAGGCAATTTTTCCCCGTGGGACCTTAGTCCCAAGATTCCCCGCTATTTTGTGTAATTGGAGATCATTTTCATGCGTATTGACTATTTAGAAGCCCCAAGTGTATTACAGCAAGCGATTATGGCACATTATGATGCTCCAGAGGACGAAAGCGTAGCAAGCTTACTCTCGATCATATCTGTCTCTGAAGCGCAGCGAATAGAAATTCAAGCAAAAGCGGCTCAACTAGTGAATCAAGTACGGCAGGCGCGTAAGAGCGATAAAGGCATTGATGCTTTTATGCAGGAATATGATCTTTCTAGTGAAGAAGGCGTTGCTTTAATGTGTTTGGCTGAAGCTTTATTGCGTATTCCTGATGCTGAAACCGCGGATAAATTATTAAAAGATAAATTGGGTTC is drawn from Gammaproteobacteria bacterium and contains these coding sequences:
- the grxD gene encoding Grx4 family monothiol glutaredoxin; translation: MATLEKIKQQISENPIILYMKGSPEQPQCGFSARAAGILDQCGKPYATVDILANPDIRQELPKYANWPTFPQLYIKGELIGGSDIIAELFEQGDLQPMIDAVNE
- a CDS encoding peroxiredoxin C; amino-acid sequence: MVMLVGSKAPGFNVPAVLGDGQIVGSYNFLEEIKGKYALVFFYPLDFTFVCPSELIALDHRFDEFKKRGVEVVAVSVDSQFTHNAWRNTPVNKGGIGPVRYVMAADVGHSICQAYGVEHPAAKVAFRGAFVIDRDGVVRAQIVNDLPLGRNIDELIRLVDALQFHEEHGEVCPAGWKKGDVGMKASIAGVAQYLSDEADKL
- a CDS encoding LbtU family siderophore porin, which translates into the protein MKIKSLVAMMSLAGVASSAAWAEGVTTQQTPETTNNSFYQSTIKELNQVTDEGDKTDLGLDWTKYLSVSGAFYTDAKAGDQTYDTQGENTNRLSVTNAHVTIQATPNTWSQFTLVTNYSDASNSYGANPDDAITSVGISNNADSSDNSVYIDQAYATFGDESRYPVFAQVGRQYLPFGQYDVNPVVRSLSQVLTETNATDAQIGFVTPEGLYGSSYVFQNPVSSDGDADETKPYNGGAVLGFKKSNEEMVFDTGVGYMNNMSGVDAIANYIDQDLESTGYGSGVAALAPYASFQTGPFGVNVDYVTALSYFDKEVLPYQTTSDNGAKPSAVDSQVSYAFNVKDMDQVLFIGYQVSNQASALNLPKKRYDVGYNIYPLKNVLVGLEVTRDTNYSASDGNIGNTADGEEYYTYNARVGVQF
- the rnt gene encoding ribonuclease T, whose amino-acid sequence is MSSASTDIKNMSARFRGFFPVIIDIETAGFDYKKSAVLELAAVTLTYNDQKQLVPDATYAYHVEPFPSSTLDAKALEFTGIDPYHPFRFAKSEGEVLKDLFKQIQAQQKAHHCNRAVMVAHNAAFDMGFLQAMITRCEIKKVPFHAFTTFDTATLSAAAYGQTVLAKAMEKAGIAFDAKEAHSAIYDAEKTAELFCKIINNCF
- a CDS encoding TerC family protein, translating into MNVIFHFDFWMSLLVLTLLEMTLSADNIIFIVTASSRLPKEQQALARKLGLIVAALSRFLFLSILFFATTMITPLFHIGAFPVSVNNIVLVLGGAFLIVNPFLEIHELRAMKAEAKRKNYAKFSLVILQIMFVDIVFSIDNVITAIGVAQSYVAMVAAIVVATIFMLTASNALSKLVDSYPKLKVIGLSFLVLIGAILVLRGFGFEISSTYIYVPFLFAAFTQWMLAYARH